In Leptolyngbya iicbica LK, the genomic stretch GGACTAGTGGGCCGCTTTTTGGGCGGCTCGATGACTGATTCGGCCTTTTGGGGACGGCGCAAAACGCTGTTATTGTCGGCCCTGATTTCCGCGCTGGCGGATGTCGTTTTGCTAGTTTCCAATAATTTTCCTGTGTTTGTCTTGGGTAATTTGCTGATGGGGTTTGGGGTCGGGTTGTATTGGCCTTCAACGGAAGCGGTGGTGGCAGATATTACCCCAGCGGACGATCGCAGTGAATCGTATGCGGTCGTGCGGTTGGCAGATAGCATTGGGCTCGGCGTCGGGGTGATTTTGGGCGGGGTGCTGATCTCAACGACTCAGCGCTATCGACTACTGTTTGCGGTGGATGGGATTTCGTTCCTCGTCTTTTTTGGGCTGATTTATTGGACGATTAAGGAAACTCGCCCAGATCAGGAAAGCGATCGCACCTTTCTGCAAGGCTGGAACGTGGCCCTACGGGATGCCCTGCTGCTCATTTACGTGACGGTCAATATTCTCTTCACCAGCTACATCGCCCAAATTCAGAGCACGCTGCCGGTCTACGTTAACCAGTTTGTCCCCACGCCAACGGGCTCGGGCTTGCCCGAGGCGACTATCAGCATTTTATTCACCGGGCATGTGATTTTAGCCGCGCTGGTGCAACTGCCCATCGCCCGGCGGCTCAAGCCGCTGCCCTATCCCCAAGCGTTGATGGTGTCGGCTTGCTGTTGGGGCCTCGGTTTTACCTTAGTATGGGCCACGGGCATCGGTGTCTTGCGGCCAGCGAGTTTGGGCATTGGGTTAGCCTTGGCGATTATGGCGCTAGCGCTGACGGCCTACACACCGGTCGCAGCGGCTTTTGTGGTGATGCTGGCACCTGAGGCGCTGCGGGGCGTCTATCTATCTGTGAACTCGATGTGTTGGGCGATCGGTTACATGATTGGCCCCCCTATCGGCGGCTGGGCACTGGATCAATCCGCTGCTGTCGCAAATGGTTTTTGGCTGGTTGCGGCGGTGAGCGTGGTGCCATTATTGGCCGTCTTGACCCTGCTCGATCGCCGTCTGGCGGCCCAACCTCATCGCTCTCTATAACGTTGCTGTATTGGTTGACCCATGATTTCAGGATTGCAGACGGTGCCCCAAAGATGTCTCGGTGTCGTGGTCGGCTTCGGCCTCGCGATCGCCCTGGCAAGCTGTAGTGAAACGGTGACTAACGACTTTGAAGCGATGGCCGTCACCACCTATACCTGGCGAGCCGAATATCTCCCCGCAGGGGTGAATCAAGATCGCCCCCGCGATCGCCGCATCGAGGAATTTGAGACCAATTCCCTCATCAACATGAATGGTGAGCCGACGGTTGATCCTACCGGAGAACGCGACTCTGACGGCATCTGGTGGCCCGCCCTGCCCCCCAAACCGACGGTGGATGAGTTGGAAGCGCGCCTCCAAGATGGCGAAAAGTATGAGGAACCGCTGATCGACAAATCCATCGACTTCACTATCACCTTTGACCAACAGGGCCAGACCGTCACCCTGCCGACGAATGCCGCCGTGTATCGTCTCGCGGTGCAAGCTACCGAACGAGATCGCCCCCTAAAACTGCTGCTTGGCCCCCAGGATGGCTCGGTACAAAAAGCCGAAATTCAGTAAGGTAAAAACAGCGGAGCGTATGCAACCGCACCCCTGTCACCCAACCACCCTCACCCTCACCCACTCCCCTATGGAAGACCGCGATCGCATTCCTCCCGGCATGAGCCCGGAAAAGTACAAACGGCTGATGGCCGAAGCTAAAGCCCCTTACAAGGGGCTGAGAAAGTTTGTGTATGGCAGCTTTGCGGCGTCGGGTGCGATCGGGGCGTTCATCTTTTTTACTCAAGCCCTGGCGGGGCGGGATGTGGGGTCGGCCCTGCCGAATCTCGCCCTACAAATTGGCGTCGTTGCCCTGATGGTCTTTCTCTTTCGCTTAGAAAGTCGTAAGACAAAAAAGTAAGGGACTGCTCGGACAGCGCTGAGTAACCAACCGGATTTGGGTGGTCTCGGGCTCTACAAAATCGCCTCACTCGCCCTTGCGATCGGCCCAGGGCTTTAAGGTATCGCTCGCCAGCCGTTCACTAAAGCCCGCGATAAACGCCGCCACAAAGATTTTGTACACTTCTTGCGAGTCAATCACCCCAAGCGGATCGCGCCGCTGTAGGCTCGTTGAGCTGCTGCTGGTTTCCTCGTACAGATCAAAGCCCGCCGGCAGTACATCCACCACTTTGGTACTTAATAGGGCAAACACCACCACGCCAAACACGGCACCGATCAACGGTTTTAGGCAGCCTAGTGCGTAAGGATTTTTGAGGTTGTCTTCGTCCAGCTTATCCAGTCGAATGACGATGCTCATCATGCTGCCGAGCGCTCCCGCAAACGCGGCCAGCGCCAACCGACTGAGGTGATTTTGAATCTGCTGATTATTCAACCAATTGGCGATGAGTTTCAACGTCGTATCAGGATCGGGGTCTTGATTGAGATTGAGATCGTTCGCTTCAGACGTGCGGGCGGCGTTAATCTGCTCAGTGAGCGCATTGATTTCCAGCAGCAGGGTATCGACCTTATCTCGCTGGACTTGAATCTGTGAGGTCAACTCTCGCTCTTTTTGAGGTAGGGCCGTCGTCGCATCGGTGCCAGGGGCCGCGTTGGATGCCGCCGCTGCCGTCGACTCGCTGGTAGAGGGGGGTGCCGCTGCCTGATCTCCGGCAGCAGGCTCGGCGGGAGCCGTCGCTGCATTTTCAGGATTGGTTGCGTCGGGCTCGGGGGCCGCTGTTGGCTCTGGGCTGGTTGATTCCTCCGGTTCTGCCACCCGATTCTGGAGCGCTTGAGCCGCGATGCTGTTTTGTATGGCCTGTCGCTCTGTTTCCTGGTTGCGCAACAGCTGCACTGCTTCCTGCAGGGTTTGCAGGTCGGTGTTGCGCTTTTGCTGTAGCTGGAGGCTTTTAGGCACGGGTGATTCGAGCTGGCGGCTCACCGTCGTGAACACGCCTGAAACCGTCGCAATCGTGACAATGGCCAGCGATAACGTCGTTGCCATGCCCAGCATCACGCGGGCTTGGGGCGAGCGAAAGCGGTTGATATCGCTCAGGCGGCTCGCGAGCCAGCCGAAGCCAAAGCAGTATTCGTAGCGGTGCAGTTGACGCTCCACAAATACTTCAGTCTCTTCTAGCAAATCGGGGGCCGCTGCTGTCTGGTAATCGAGGCGATCGACGGCGCGATCAATTTGATACACCAGCGGGCGCAACTGGGGGGCAATGGATCCGGCTTTGTTAAACCATAAGTCTGGCTGCATCCAGTTGGGGCGCACCGCGCGGCAATGGCTCAGGCCATCAATTCGATGTAGTAAACCCGCCAGGTGGTTGAGTCGCTTGGCGATCGCGGCGTTGAGGGGGGTGTCGAGCGGCTCTCGGAACAGTGACGATGGCGGCTGGAGGGATTGCTGCAGTCGTTGCAGTTCTTGATCGATCGCTAACGTGTCATTGCCTAAACCAGAGGGCGGAGCGATCGCCCGTCGTTCAATTTGCACTTCGTCGAGCAACCATCTGAGCAATTCAAATCCGTTGCGCACGTTCAATCGATTGAGCGAGGCCGTGATGTCGCTGGCATCACCGGGGTCTGTCGTAATCTGGTCGACGAAATGGGTGATGGCTTCGAGGTCTTTTTGGTATTCGGCTTGGCTCGTCGCTTCCAGGGCAATGTCATTGCTAGCGAGTAAGCTCTCAGCCTGGCGAATGCCCCGGCGGAGCTGGGCCAGTTGTTGACGCAGGCGGCGCGGCGTGTGCTCAATCGCTTGCAGCTGGGTTTGCTTTTGGTGAATGCGCGTCAAGGTTTGCTCAATGAGCTCACTTAACTCAGACTCGGTAACAGTCGGATGATTCGTTCCGGTCATGGTTAAAGCCTCTCAAGAGGTTTTCAGACTGGTCGTGGTGACAGATTTAACGATCGCCTCTGCTGCTGACACCCAGCTAGCATCTGCTGCCCTTCAAGTTATCGCAGGGTTGATGGGCAGCCGCACTTTTCTAGATACGTGTTGATGAACGTAACGTTGCGTTAAGTCAGGTCAATATGAATATTGGTTTTCGAGCGTGTATTCAATTGGAGATAGGGGCGAACAGGCAATCTCACTACAATCAGACTAGTCAAGATAATTATCTCTCACGTCTAAAAATCCCCAATCAGTTTGGAGAAGGGGGAGGATACCTTGCCAAAGTCTTTCTCGACAAAATCTAATATATTCGAATATGCTAAACCTTTTTTCTTGATGTGTTTGCACCTCACCTTTTCAATATAATCACTATGTTCTTGCCCTTTTTTGAAATCCCATAATGCTTCCTTAGACAATAAAACTAAAAGGTGGTAACCCAGGACGATTAAAGTCTCAAGCTTGTGATCAAGATTCTTTCTTTGCTGTTCAAGAAAAGCTATCGCCACCACACCATTTTCTTTTTCCTTTTCGTCATAAACTCTTTGTGCGAGAATTAAGAAATCTCGGTTTGCACGCTGTACATCTAGATAGAAAGCTATCCATCCAACAAGCTCATCCGAAAAGATTCCGCCTTTTTCAATAAATATCTTGTTGAGACTATCTGTATTAAATGTGCGGCCTAAAACCTCTAAATTTGAGAGCATATTGATTTTCCTTTCAAATAGCTGAGGCTGTAACATTCTTACGACACTTATTTTGGATTCAATCAAGGCTGCTAGTAGCTTTGCAGTCGATTTTCTCTCTCGTTCTTGTTTTAGATACTCTAATCTCAAATTAACAACGAAAATAAACAAGCCTGTGAATCCAGAAGTGAGAGGAATAGCTAGCAAAGAAAATGTGCTCTCTGGGATTTTGGTTGCGATTTCAATCGAGTAAATAATTAAAAATGGAAAAAGAATTAAGGCAAGACTTATTGAAACTAATCTATGCTTGGTTGTGATGTTCTTGAGCAGAGATTGTATGTGACCGTTAGCTAGGTTTAGCCATATACAAAGCAAGATAACTCCAGTTGCCGCAGCTCCTAAAAGATATTCTCTCATGCCTTGAAATCCATCTCTTTTCTACTACAGGAATTTGTTAATTACGCTGAGGCTTGCACAGTAAATAGAATTGGGGTTTCAATACTGAAATCGGCTTGTTCTTCGCCAGATCTAGTACTGTTGCCAAAACTTCTGTGCTGATGCGAAAGCTGAATTCGGCGGGCTTTGATGTTTCAGTTCTGGCAGAGGCGATATAGTCCGCTTGCTTAGCTGACAAAATGATACTCAATGTCTCGCAATTGTTGACTTGCAGGTTTTTGCGGCTTTGCGGGCGGCGCGATCGCCCCCAAACTGAACCGGGCACACTGTAGAAGATCGCAACCGCTTTCTCTCATCGAGCCCTATGCACGACCCTCAAACCATCGGTACCTTGATCCAGTCTCGCTACAAGATTCTGGATGTGTTGGGTCGGGGCGGCAGCGGCATTACCTATCGGGCCGAAGATACTTTTACCGGACGGCAAGTGGCGTTGAAAGAGCTATCCCTCAAGGGGCTGAGCGACTGGAAAAAGCTGGAACTATTTGAACGGGAAGCGCAGGTGCTCAAAGACCTGGATCATCCCGCCATTCCTGACTATGTCGATTACTTTCAGGTCGATACGGCGGATAATCGTCAGTTTTATATCGCTCAGAAAATTGCCGAGGGGCGATCGCTGGCGGAGTTAGTGGCGGCGGGCGATCGCTTCTCGGAAACTGAGGTGGAGCGCATCGCCGCCGAAGTGCTGGAGGTACTGCAATATCTGCACGGTTTGAACCCGCCGATCATCCACCGCGACATCAAACCCCAAAACCTGATTCGCGGCACCGATGGGCGGATTTATCTGGTGGATTTTGGCGCGGTGCAGATGGCCTACCGAGAAGCCACCGCTTTTGGCAGTACCGTGGTGGGCACCTATGGCTACATGGCGCCCGAACAGTTTCGCGGGCAAGCGTACCCGGCAACCGATTTGTATGGGCTCGGGGCGACTTTGTTGCACCTGCTGACCCATCAGAATCCGGCTGACTTGCCCCAAAAGCGTTTGCAAATCGATTTTCGCCCCTATGTCACGGTGACGGAGCCGTTTGCCGATTGGCTCGAAGGATTGCTCGAACCCCTGTTAGAAGATCGCTTTACCTCGGCCAGCCAAGCCTTTGACCAGCTCACCCGCCCCGCGCTGCTCCCGCGCAGGCGATCGCAGAGGGGCCACACCGGGACTCTTCAACATTTACCGTCTGACAGCAAAGTGAAGCTGAGTCGGAGTCGCCGTCGCCTATCGCTACGGTTGCCGCCAGTGGGCCTGAACCGGGGAGAAACGGGCGGCATGGCCTTCTTGGCGCTGATTTTGAACGGCTTTATGTTGATGTGGACGGGTGGGGCGATTTTGGGTGGCGCACCTATTATCTTCGTGCTCTTTTCGGTGCCGTTTTGGGTCGTTGGCATCGGTATGTTGTGGGCGCTATTGCATGCCTTGGCGGGGGTTGTGGTGCTCGAAGTGCGGGGCGATCGCTACAGGCTGACGCAGCAATTGCTGGGCTGGAAACGTCAATACGAGGGAGCTACCCGTGACCTCTACAGTGCCGAGCTGGTGACGGCCTACAGCCAAAATGACCGTCCGGTGAAGACGATTACCCTCAAAATCGGCACCAGAACTCATAAGTTTGGCACGGCCTATTCCGATGCTGAAAAAGCGTGGGTTGCGACTGAAATTCAAGCGTTCATTCAAGATCAGCGCGACGAATCGTGAGTCAGATGTGTCCCTCACAGAATGTATGATTAACGGCTCCCGGCCAGCCACATGACTACTCATTTCTGTGCTGCATCATTCCTTACCAAGGCGATCGCGATTCAAGCGGTAGAATCTAAATCCGTGGCTATGACATCCACCACGAAGTTTTAGAGAGGAGAGCGATCGCCGTGACCAATAGCTTCAACGCC encodes the following:
- a CDS encoding MFS transporter, with product MQNRLRQWLPQLDRRIWLLAAGRLLSQIGIGFVLFYAPIFFVNEVGLSATQVGLGVGSEALSGLVGRFLGGSMTDSAFWGRRKTLLLSALISALADVVLLVSNNFPVFVLGNLLMGFGVGLYWPSTEAVVADITPADDRSESYAVVRLADSIGLGVGVILGGVLISTTQRYRLLFAVDGISFLVFFGLIYWTIKETRPDQESDRTFLQGWNVALRDALLLIYVTVNILFTSYIAQIQSTLPVYVNQFVPTPTGSGLPEATISILFTGHVILAALVQLPIARRLKPLPYPQALMVSACCWGLGFTLVWATGIGVLRPASLGIGLALAIMALALTAYTPVAAAFVVMLAPEALRGVYLSVNSMCWAIGYMIGPPIGGWALDQSAAVANGFWLVAAVSVVPLLAVLTLLDRRLAAQPHRSL
- a CDS encoding DUF3493 domain-containing protein, coding for MQPHPCHPTTLTLTHSPMEDRDRIPPGMSPEKYKRLMAEAKAPYKGLRKFVYGSFAASGAIGAFIFFTQALAGRDVGSALPNLALQIGVVALMVFLFRLESRKTKK
- a CDS encoding serine/threonine protein kinase, yielding MHDPQTIGTLIQSRYKILDVLGRGGSGITYRAEDTFTGRQVALKELSLKGLSDWKKLELFEREAQVLKDLDHPAIPDYVDYFQVDTADNRQFYIAQKIAEGRSLAELVAAGDRFSETEVERIAAEVLEVLQYLHGLNPPIIHRDIKPQNLIRGTDGRIYLVDFGAVQMAYREATAFGSTVVGTYGYMAPEQFRGQAYPATDLYGLGATLLHLLTHQNPADLPQKRLQIDFRPYVTVTEPFADWLEGLLEPLLEDRFTSASQAFDQLTRPALLPRRRSQRGHTGTLQHLPSDSKVKLSRSRRRLSLRLPPVGLNRGETGGMAFLALILNGFMLMWTGGAILGGAPIIFVLFSVPFWVVGIGMLWALLHALAGVVVLEVRGDRYRLTQQLLGWKRQYEGATRDLYSAELVTAYSQNDRPVKTITLKIGTRTHKFGTAYSDAEKAWVATEIQAFIQDQRDES